The genomic DNA AGAACTTCACCACCTAATCCGGACCGCCTGGAATCACTGTCGGTCATAAGACCTTTCGAGGTAGAGATGACCGCCACACCAATCCCATTCCTTACCTTAGGCACGTCATCCCGACCGACATACACCCGACGCCCAGGCTTGCTGATTCGACGCATACCCGTGATCATCGGTCGCGCCTCCTCAACATAGCGAAGCTGGACGGAGAAGTAGGGATGACCATCTTCTTGAAATTCGCCGTAACCAAGAATGAATCCCTCCTTGCCAAGGATGTTCAGAATCTGCCGCTTTACCTTGGAAACTGGGACCTTCACCACATCTTGACGCCGACGAGCAGCGTTCCCTAATCTCACTAACAGATCAGCAATTGGATCAGTAATCATGCATTCCTCTTCTACGCTTGCAGCGGCAAGCTTCCAGCAGGCCGACTACCAGCTTGACTTTCGC from Nitrospira sp. ND1 includes the following:
- the rpsH gene encoding 30S ribosomal protein S8, which translates into the protein MITDPIADLLVRLGNAARRRQDVVKVPVSKVKRQILNILGKEGFILGYGEFQEDGHPYFSVQLRYVEEARPMITGMRRISKPGRRVYVGRDDVPKVRNGIGVAVISTSKGLMTDSDSRRSGLGGEVLCSVW